The following proteins come from a genomic window of Clupea harengus chromosome 22, Ch_v2.0.2, whole genome shotgun sequence:
- the pou4f2 gene encoding POU domain, class 4, transcription factor 2 yields MMMSLNSKQAFAMPHTSLPEHKYSLHSSNSNVPSSSCSGSRHSNTISTSGSSEAMRRACLPTPPSNIFGGLDESLLARAEALAAVDIASQNKSHHHPPHHSPYKPDATYHTMNTLPCTSSSSSSVPISHPSALGHHHHHHHHHHHQPHQGLEGDLLDHIAPGLALAGAMAGPDGSTAAHPSHMAGMNHMHQAALNMAHAHGLPTHMGCMSDVDADPRDLEAFAERFKQRRIKLGVTQADVGGALANLKIPGVGSLSQSTICRFESLTLSHNNMIALKPILQAWLEEAEKSHRDKLNKPELFNGAEKKRKRTSIAAPEKRSLEAYFAIQPRPSSEKIAAIAEKLDLKKNVVRVWFCNQRQKQKRMKYSACV; encoded by the exons ATGATGATGTCTCTGAACAGCAAGCAGGCTTTTGCCATGCCCCACACCAGTTTACCCGAACACAAGTACAGTTTGCATTCTTCCAATTCGAATGTACCTTCGTCTTCCTGCTCAGGCTCCCGACACAGTAATACCATCAGCACCAGCGGCAGCTCGGAGGCGATGCGCCGAGCATGTCTCCCGACCCCACCG AGCAATATATTCGGCGGTTTGGATGAGAGCTTGTTGGCCCGCGCGGAAGCTCTGGCGGCGGTGGATATAGCCTCGCAGAACAAgagccaccaccaccctcctcacCACAGCCCCTACAAGCCGGACGCAACCTACCACACCATGAATACTCTTCCCTGCAcctcgtcttcctcttcctccgtgCCCATCTCGCACCCGTCAGCCCTcggtcaccaccaccaccaccatcatcatcaccaccaccagccgCACCAGGGTCTAGAAGGGGACCTGCTTGACCACATCGCCCCAGGACTGGCACTAGCAGGAGCCATGGCAGGGCCGGATGGCTCCACGGCTGCGCACCCATCTCACATGGCCGGGATGAACCATATGCATCAGGCGGCTCTCAACATGGCTCACGCCCACGGTCTGCCGACCCACATGGGCTGTATGAGCGACGTGGATGCTGATCCAAGGGACTTGGAAGCTTTTGCTGAGCGGTTTAAGCAACGGCGGATCAAACTCGGCGTGACCCAAGCAGATGTTGGAGGAGCACTGGCCAATCTGAAGATACCCGGAGTGGGTTCTCTCAGCCAGAGCACGATCTGCCGATTCGAGTCTCTGACATTGTCTCACAACAACATGATCGCACTAAAGCCAATTCTCCAAGCCTGGCTGGAGGAAGCAGAGAAATCTCACCGAGATAAACTGAATAAACCGGAGCTGTTCAACGGAgcggagaagaagagaaagcgcACGTCAATAGCAGCCCCAGAGAAGCGCTCCCTCGAAGCTTATTTTGCCATTCAGCCCCGTCCTTCTTCTGAGAAAATAGCGGCGATAGCTGAGAAACTGGACCTCAAAAAGAACGTTGTGCGTGTCTGGTTCTGCAATCAGCGACAGAAACAAAAACGAATGAAGTACTCTGCATGCGTCTAG